A genomic segment from Gracilinanus agilis isolate LMUSP501 chromosome 1, AgileGrace, whole genome shotgun sequence encodes:
- the TRMT1 gene encoding tRNA (guanine(26)-N(2))-dimethyltransferase isoform X1, which translates to MSFRAALWLQLGFLSIQRYSQRFCQTQFMEGTKAPTQGPPTADIENGVHREQPQPGAELGETVISEGAVRIVFPNSNEVFYNPVQEFNRDLTCAVITEFARMQLLSKGIQIEVPGEEKLQKVVVNLAESEEGNMEPCPRDQPQTAAVGNVCEEGLRVLEGLAASGLRSIRFAKEVPGLQVVIANDASARAVDLIRCNVQLNNVSHLVQPNLADARLLMYEHQRGSRRFDVIDLDPYGSPAVFLDAAVQAVSEGGLLCVTCTDMAVMAGNSSETCYSKYGAMSIKSKACHEMALRIVLHSLDLRANCYQRYIVPLLSISADFYIRVFVRVYTGQAKVKASASKQGFVFQCVGCGSFHLQRLGKAVNSGRRVKFSAATGPPVGSECEHCGQRHQLGGPLWAEPIHDLDFVGQVLAAVSRNPGRFRTSARIRGVLSMVTEELPDVPLYYTLDQLSRTIHCNTPKLLQLRSALLHAGFRVSLSHACKNAVKTDAPPSELWDIMRCWEKENPVKRERLSETSPAFRILQLEPRLQANFSIRDDANPSSRQQGLQRFQANPEANWGPKARARSGGKATLELAEKRQQLQNKRKEPNKDQGMEKLKAFPCKKFKQGTCLLGNGCYYSHSPEEPQCQPEPEPSPVPLP; encoded by the exons ATGTCCTTTCGGGCTGCTCTGTGGCTCCAACTTGGCTTTCTCAGCATCCAGAGATATTCTCAGAGGTTCTGCCAAACCCAGTTCATGGAGGGGACGAAGGCTCCCACACAAGGTCCCCCCACAGCCGACATAGAGAATGGTGTCCATCGAGAGCAGCCCCAACCTGGAGCTGAATTGGGGGAAACAGTGATTTCTGAGGGGGCTGTCAGGATTGTTTTCCCCAACAGCAATGAAGTATTTTACAACCCAGTTCAAGAGTTCAACAGAGACTTGAC ATGTGCCGTCATTACAGAGTTCGCTCGGATGCAGCTCTTGTCCAAAGGAATTCAGA TTGAGGTGCCAGGTGAGGAGAAGCTTCAGAAGGTGGTTGTGAACCTGGCTGAATCGGAGGAGGGAAACATGGAGCCCTGTCCCAGGGACCAGCCCCAGACAGCAGCTGTGGGGAACGTCTGTGAG gaGGGGTTACGAGTGCTGGAAGGCTTGGCAGCATCAGGCCTACGCTCTATCCGATTTGCCAAAGAGGTTCCAGGCCTCCAGGTAGTGATAGCAAATGATGCCTCTGCCCGTGCTGTGGACCTCATACGATGCAATGTCCAGCTAAACAACGTTAGTCACCTGGTTCAGCCTAATCTAGCTGATGCTCG CCTATTGATGTATGAGCACCAAAGAGGATCTCGGCGATTCGATGTCATTGACCTAGACCCCTATGGAAGCCCAGCCGTATTTCTAGATGCTGCAGTGCAGGCTGTGTCTGAAGGAG GCCTACTGTGTGTGACCTGTACTGACATGGCTGTGATGGCAGGGAATAGCAGTGAGACATGTTATAGCAAGTATGGAGCCATGTCCATCAAAAGCAAAGCCTGTCATGAAATG GCTCTAAGAATTGTGCTGCATAGCCTGGACCTTCGGGCCAATTGCTACCAGCGATATATTGTCCCTCTGCTCAGCATCAGTGCCGATTTCTACATCCGAGTCTTTGTTCGTGTGTACACAGGCCAGGCCAAAGTTAAAGCCTCAGCCAG TAAGCAGGGTTTCGTGTTCCAGTGTGTTGGCTGCGGTTCCTTCCACTTGCAAAGACTGGGCAAGGCAGTGAACAGTGGTAGACG GGTTAAATTCTCAGCAGCCACAGGCCCCCCAGTGGGGTCTGAGTGTGAGCACTGTGGGCAGCGGCATCAG CTGGGTGGCCCTCTGTGGGCAGAGCCAATCCATGATCTGGACTTCGTGGGTCAGGTCCTGGCTGCTGTCAGCAGGAACCCTGGGCGTTTCCGCACGTCAGCAAGGATCCGGGGCGTCCTTAGTATGGTCACTGAG GAGTTGCCAGATGTCCCCCTGTATTACACTCTGGACCAGCTGAGCCGTACCATCCATTGCAACACGCCTAAGCTCTTGCAGCTTCG GTCTGCTCTTCTCCACGCTGGCTTCAGAGTGAGCCTTTCTCATGCCTGCAAAAATGCTGTGAAGACAGATGCACCCCCCTCCGAGCTTTGGGACATCATGCGCTGCTGG GAGAAGGAGAACCCTGTGAAACGAGAGCGGCTCTCGGAGACCAGCCCGGCCTTCCGAATCCTCCAGCTTGAGCCCAG GCTGCAGGCAAATTTTTCCATCCGGGATGATGCCAACCCCAGTTCCCGACAGCAGGGTCTCCAAAGGTTCCAAGCTAATCCTGAAGCCAACTGGGGGCCAAAGGCCCGAGCCCGCTCAGG GGGAAAGGCCACCCTGGAGCTGGCAGAGAAACGGCAGCAGTTACAAAATAAGCGGAAGGAACCCAACAAGGATCAGGGAATGGAGAAGCTCAAGGCCTTCCCTTGCAAGAAGTTCAAACAG GGCACTTGCCTCTTGGGGAATGGATGCTATTACTCTCACAGCCCTGAGGAGCCCCAGTGCCAGCCTGAGCCCGAGCCCAGCCCAGTGCCCTTGCCTTGA
- the TRMT1 gene encoding tRNA (guanine(26)-N(2))-dimethyltransferase isoform X2, whose product MSFRAALWLQLGFLSIQRYSQRFCQTQFMEGTKAPTQGPPTADIENGVHREQPQPGAELGETVISEGAVRIVFPNSNEVFYNPVQEFNRDLTCAVITEFARMQLLSKGIQIEVPGEEKLQKVVVNLAESEEGNMEPCPRDQPQTAAVGNVCEEGLRVLEGLAASGLRSIRFAKEVPGLQVVIANDASARAVDLIRCNVQLNNVSHLVQPNLADARLLMYEHQRGSRRFDVIDLDPYGSPAVFLDAAVQAVSEGGLLCVTCTDMAVMAGNSSETCYSKYGAMSIKSKACHEMALRIVLHSLDLRANCYQRYIVPLLSISADFYIRVFVRVYTGQAKVKASARVKFSAATGPPVGSECEHCGQRHQLGGPLWAEPIHDLDFVGQVLAAVSRNPGRFRTSARIRGVLSMVTEELPDVPLYYTLDQLSRTIHCNTPKLLQLRSALLHAGFRVSLSHACKNAVKTDAPPSELWDIMRCWEKENPVKRERLSETSPAFRILQLEPRLQANFSIRDDANPSSRQQGLQRFQANPEANWGPKARARSGGKATLELAEKRQQLQNKRKEPNKDQGMEKLKAFPCKKFKQGTCLLGNGCYYSHSPEEPQCQPEPEPSPVPLP is encoded by the exons ATGTCCTTTCGGGCTGCTCTGTGGCTCCAACTTGGCTTTCTCAGCATCCAGAGATATTCTCAGAGGTTCTGCCAAACCCAGTTCATGGAGGGGACGAAGGCTCCCACACAAGGTCCCCCCACAGCCGACATAGAGAATGGTGTCCATCGAGAGCAGCCCCAACCTGGAGCTGAATTGGGGGAAACAGTGATTTCTGAGGGGGCTGTCAGGATTGTTTTCCCCAACAGCAATGAAGTATTTTACAACCCAGTTCAAGAGTTCAACAGAGACTTGAC ATGTGCCGTCATTACAGAGTTCGCTCGGATGCAGCTCTTGTCCAAAGGAATTCAGA TTGAGGTGCCAGGTGAGGAGAAGCTTCAGAAGGTGGTTGTGAACCTGGCTGAATCGGAGGAGGGAAACATGGAGCCCTGTCCCAGGGACCAGCCCCAGACAGCAGCTGTGGGGAACGTCTGTGAG gaGGGGTTACGAGTGCTGGAAGGCTTGGCAGCATCAGGCCTACGCTCTATCCGATTTGCCAAAGAGGTTCCAGGCCTCCAGGTAGTGATAGCAAATGATGCCTCTGCCCGTGCTGTGGACCTCATACGATGCAATGTCCAGCTAAACAACGTTAGTCACCTGGTTCAGCCTAATCTAGCTGATGCTCG CCTATTGATGTATGAGCACCAAAGAGGATCTCGGCGATTCGATGTCATTGACCTAGACCCCTATGGAAGCCCAGCCGTATTTCTAGATGCTGCAGTGCAGGCTGTGTCTGAAGGAG GCCTACTGTGTGTGACCTGTACTGACATGGCTGTGATGGCAGGGAATAGCAGTGAGACATGTTATAGCAAGTATGGAGCCATGTCCATCAAAAGCAAAGCCTGTCATGAAATG GCTCTAAGAATTGTGCTGCATAGCCTGGACCTTCGGGCCAATTGCTACCAGCGATATATTGTCCCTCTGCTCAGCATCAGTGCCGATTTCTACATCCGAGTCTTTGTTCGTGTGTACACAGGCCAGGCCAAAGTTAAAGCCTCAGCCAG GGTTAAATTCTCAGCAGCCACAGGCCCCCCAGTGGGGTCTGAGTGTGAGCACTGTGGGCAGCGGCATCAG CTGGGTGGCCCTCTGTGGGCAGAGCCAATCCATGATCTGGACTTCGTGGGTCAGGTCCTGGCTGCTGTCAGCAGGAACCCTGGGCGTTTCCGCACGTCAGCAAGGATCCGGGGCGTCCTTAGTATGGTCACTGAG GAGTTGCCAGATGTCCCCCTGTATTACACTCTGGACCAGCTGAGCCGTACCATCCATTGCAACACGCCTAAGCTCTTGCAGCTTCG GTCTGCTCTTCTCCACGCTGGCTTCAGAGTGAGCCTTTCTCATGCCTGCAAAAATGCTGTGAAGACAGATGCACCCCCCTCCGAGCTTTGGGACATCATGCGCTGCTGG GAGAAGGAGAACCCTGTGAAACGAGAGCGGCTCTCGGAGACCAGCCCGGCCTTCCGAATCCTCCAGCTTGAGCCCAG GCTGCAGGCAAATTTTTCCATCCGGGATGATGCCAACCCCAGTTCCCGACAGCAGGGTCTCCAAAGGTTCCAAGCTAATCCTGAAGCCAACTGGGGGCCAAAGGCCCGAGCCCGCTCAGG GGGAAAGGCCACCCTGGAGCTGGCAGAGAAACGGCAGCAGTTACAAAATAAGCGGAAGGAACCCAACAAGGATCAGGGAATGGAGAAGCTCAAGGCCTTCCCTTGCAAGAAGTTCAAACAG GGCACTTGCCTCTTGGGGAATGGATGCTATTACTCTCACAGCCCTGAGGAGCCCCAGTGCCAGCCTGAGCCCGAGCCCAGCCCAGTGCCCTTGCCTTGA